Proteins encoded in a region of the Suncus etruscus isolate mSunEtr1 chromosome 1, mSunEtr1.pri.cur, whole genome shotgun sequence genome:
- the CDC6 gene encoding cell division control protein 6 homolog, with the protein MPQTRSQSQAKISFPKKKLSQKLDKTKISNDTKRELTNIKATPRSPCEKILPLSPRKRLGDDNLCNTPHLPLCSPPKQGKKENGPPRSGTPKGRRLVFDGQLAIKSPGKSDKSEPARVSPNKTCPTIPQDQAVTAKSEQSSQQEKESASLRLFKQAGTCYQQAKLVLNTAVPDRLPAREKEMDVIRSFLREHICGRKAGSLYLSGAPGTGKTACLNRILQDLKKQLKGFKAVVLNCMSLRSAQAVFPAIAQEICLEGVAQATGKDLLKKLESSVTAQKGPMIVLVLDEVDQLDSRGQDVLYTLFEWPWLQDSRLVLIGIANTLDLTDRILPRLQARKKYKPQLLNFPPYTKNQIAIILQDRLKQASRDQVLDDAAIQFCARKVSAVSGDVRKALDVCRRAIEIVESDVKSQTILKPLSECQSPCESLVPKRVGLVHISQVISGVDGNRMSASQPGAPDSFPLQQKILVCSMMLLTRQLKTREVTLGKLYEAYGKVCRRQQVSAVDQSECLSLAELLEARGILGIKKSKETRLSKVSLKIEEKEVEHALKDKALVGNILATGLP; encoded by the exons ATGCCTCAAACCAGATCTCAGTCACAGGCAAAGATCAGTTTCCCAAAAAAGAAACTATCTCAGAAATTGGATAAAACTAAAATCTCTAATGATACCAAACGAGAACTGACAAATATAAAGGCCACACCCCGTTCTCCTTGTGAAAAAATTCTGCCTCTGAGCCCCAGAAAACGTCTGG GTGATGACAACCTGTGCAACACGCCCCACTTGCCTCTCTGTTCTCCACCAAAACAAGGCAAGAAGGAAAACGGTCCCCCTCGCTCCGGTACACCCAAGGGGCGCAGATTGGTATTTGATGGTCAGCTAGCAATTAAGTCTCCAGGAAAAAGCGACAAAAGTGAACCAGCCAGAGTTAGCCCAAACAAAACATGTCCCACTATTCCACAAGATCAAGCGGTTACTGCCAAGTCAGAGCAGAGTTCTCAGCAGGAAAAAGAATCTGCGAGTTTAAGACTATTCAAGCAAGCAG GCACTTGCTATCAACAAGCCAAGCTGGTCCTGAATACAGCTGTCCCTGATCGGCTGCCGGCTAGGGAAAAGGAGATGGATGTCATCAGGAGTTTCTTGAGGGAGCACATCTGTGGGAGGAAAGCTGGAAGTCTTTATCTCTCTGGGGCTCCTGGAACTGGAAAAACTGCCTGTTTAAACCGAATTCTGCAAGACCTCAAG aagcagCTGAAAGGCTTTAAAGCAGTCGTGCTGAATTGTATGTCCTTGAGGAGTGCCCAGGCTGTGTTCCCAGCCATTGCTCAGGAGATTTGTCTGGAAGGAGTGGCCCAGGCAACTGGGAAGGACTTGCTGAAGAAACTGGAAAGTTCTGTGACTGCTCAGAAGGGCCCCATGAT TGTGCTGGTGTTGGACGAAGTGGACCAGCTGGACAGCAGAGGGCAAGATGTGTTATATACACTCTTTGAATGGCCATGGCTACAAGATTCCCGACTGGTACTGATTG GTATAGCTAATACACTGGATCTCACAGACAGAATTCTGCCAAGGCTTCaagctagaaaaaaatataagccaCAGCTGCTGAACTTCCCACCATACACCAAAAATCAGATAGCCATTATCTTGCAGGATCGACTTAAACAG GCATCTAGAGATCAGGTTCTGGATGATGCTGCGATTCAGTTCTGTGCCCGCAAAGTCTCTGCTGTTTCTGGCGACGTTCGAAAAGCGCTCGATGTTTGCAG GAGAGCTATTGAAATTGTAGAGTCGGATGTCAAAAGCCAGACTATCCTCAAGCCACTGTCTGAAT GTCAGTCACCCTGTGAATCACTGGTCCCCAAGCGGGTTGGTCTTGTTCACATATCCCAAGTCATCTCAGGAGTGGATGGGAACAGAATGAGTGCGAGCCAACCAGGAGCCCCCGACTCCTTCCCTCTTCAGCAGAAGATCTTGGTCTGCTCTATGATGCTCTTGACCAGGCAGCTGAAAACCCGAGAGGTCACTCTGGGGAAG CTCTACGAGGCCTATGGGAAGGTCTGCCGCAGGCAGCAGGTGTCAGCTGTGGACCAATCTGAATGTTTGTCACTTGCAGAGCTGCTAGAAGCCAGGGGCATTTtaggaataaagaaaagcaagGAGACACGCCTTTCAAAG GTTTCCTTGAAGATTGAAGAGAAGGAAGTAGAACATGCTCTGAAAGACAAAGCTTTAGTTGGAAATATTTTAGCTACTGGATTGCCTTAA